From Oreochromis aureus strain Israel breed Guangdong linkage group 4, ZZ_aureus, whole genome shotgun sequence, a single genomic window includes:
- the LOC116325197 gene encoding somatostatin receptor type 2-like: MDSWIFPSSPPNLSEHLLYDSFMQDNESIPHGNYTDHSFTRTSTVVITCMYFLVCAMGLCGNALVIYVILRYAKMKTVTNIYILNLAVADVLFMLGLPFIAIQLALVHWPFGPVLCRVVMTVDSLNQFTSIFCLMVMSIDRYLAVVHPIKSTKWRKPRMAKTINLAVWGVSLMVNLPIVIYSGVITKHDGCFCTIVWPEPQEAYYTAFMFYTFILGFFLPLMVICLCYLCIIIKVKSSGIRVGSSKRKRSERKVTRMVSIVVAVFVFCWLPFYVFNVTSVTGTISTTPILRSTFAFVVVLGYANSCANPILYAFLSENFKKSFQNVLCLKNVGGLDEVDRSDSRQDKSRMMNDPTETQSTLLNGDLQTSI; this comes from the coding sequence ATGGACTCGTGGATCTTCCCGTCATCCCCTCCGAACCTGTCGGAGCACCTCCTGTACGACAgcttcatgcaggacaatgagTCCATCCCCCACGGGAACTACACAGACCACAGCTTCACCAGAACCAGCACGGTGGTCATCACCTGCATGTACTTTCTGGTTTGTGCTATGGGGCTGTGTGGAAACGCTCTCGTCATCTATGTCATTCTGCGCTACGCCAAGATGAAGACAGTTACCAACATCTACATCCTCAACTTGGCGGTGGCTGACGTGCTCTTCATGCTTGGCCTGCCGTTCATTGCCATCCAGTTGGCGCTGGTCCACTGGCCTTTTGGGCCTGTGCTATGCAGGGTCGTGATGACCGTCGACTCCCTCAACCAGTTCACTTCTATCTTCTGCCTGATGGTCATGAGCATTGACCGCTACTTGGCCGTTGTGCATCCCATTAAATCCACAAAGTGGAGGAAGCCACGCATGGCCAAGACTATCAATCTGGCAGTGTGGGGGGTGTCGCTGATGGTTAACCTGCCAATAGTTATCTACAGTGGTGTAATTACAAAGCACGATGGCTGCTTTTGCACCATCGTATGGCCTGAACCTCAAGAGGCTTACTACACAgcattcatgttctacacattCATTCTAGGCTTCTTCCTGCCCCTCATGGTCATCTGCCTTTGCTACCTGTGCATCATCATCAAGGTGAAGTCCTCGGGCATCCGTGTGGGCTCCTCCAAGAGGAAGCGCTCAGAGAGGAAAGTCACCCGGATGGTGTCCATCGTGgtggcagtgtttgttttctgctgGCTGCCTTTCTACGTTTTCAACGTCACATCAGTGACAGGCACCATCAGCACCACCCCGATCCTGAGAAGTACCTTTGCATTCGTGGTGGTTCTAGGATATGCCAACAGCTGCGCTAACCCAATCCTTTATGCCTTCTTATCAGAGAACTTCAAGAAGAGTTTCCAAAATGTCCTGTGTCTTAAAAATGTGGGAGGGCTGGACGAGGTCGATCGAAGTGATAGCCGGCAGGACAAATCTCGCATGATGAATGACCCGACGGAGACCCAGAGTACTCTGCTCAATGGGGACCTGCAGACAAGCATCTGA